The Tripterygium wilfordii isolate XIE 37 chromosome 17, ASM1340144v1, whole genome shotgun sequence genome has a window encoding:
- the LOC119982094 gene encoding uncharacterized protein LOC119982094 isoform X1: protein MKRKIFDNEPQHPSRNRGSLPGSSRGRRSTGTLSAMLCRNTDDSSCRKTAKFTDLGNGSLVEDAPLKPLESYRATGFDDPKTSEYAFFKKLKEGTSRRLHSHPSQSENLPTKKFKSSDFLRERTNTVEKSFETFRSPRPVDIAHANDVSFSSLLDNSSQKTESQEKHPEIFFSKRQKLRQWVAESSGPEIDELCSKGLDRYSLDTSPLVSHFSLFIPFIIDLIQNFLRYDFVSVLLSRLFPETNVDTSLTYSKSMQLETDTNYKLPSSPNTDVRFEKCYRLPERNLLGQEYGLFLDDYSSSRLNVSTKTYLSKFDSSTFLSNYYHLQNKIREPDYEFGERSPILYTHCDSDVGFPLKRDGYHFLKHLNQLDGYQYPNESVLETEPHALLLGWDFESRINERNLSITSENEELSLYPNSSTSWSNVHQNIMDNGCGANGLCMSSFFPFYPLELTPLLPPPLELPTPSASYGNYYSREHFLKGVEDIMAVSNNSSLPLLPIESHQNPDDDCNYNKVWKCSSAFLSPQNQRFMHKVLEEGHDYPGTEDIISSGLHFNLGQKCSREPYSSTCYAIEYPQSDVISSHFVTTRDKFESYLGSSSHRGRGSFNHLSDDLVNISEWLPFQLQWSRDIDKSCPFPLLLDRAWWSDSEGETFYDDNEANSFDTTSLAF from the exons ATGAAGAGAAAAATTTTCGACAACGAACCACAACATCCGTCGCGGAATCGAGGTTCACTGCCAGGAAGTTCTCGCGGACGGCGGAGCACAGGAACCCTATCTGCCATGTTATGCCGGAATACCGACG ATTCTAGTTGCAGGAAAACAGCAAAGTTCACAGATCTTGGCAATGGCAGTCTTGTGGAAGATGCTCCTCTCAAGCCCTTAGAAAGTTATCGTGCTACAGGAT TTGATGACCCCAAAACATCTGAGTATGCTTTCTTTAAGAAACTAAAAGAGGGTACTAGCCGCAGATTGCATTCACACCCATCACAATCGGAGAACCTTCCAACAAAGAAATTCAAATCCAGTGACTTTTTGAGAG AGAGGACCAACACCGTTGAGAAAAGCTTTGAGACATTCAGGTCTCCAAGGCCTGTTGACATAGCACATGCTAATGATGTCTCATTCTCCTCGCTTCTTGATAATTCATCACAGAAGACAG AGAGCCAGGAGAAGCATCCAGAGATTTTTTTTAGTAAGAGGCAGAAACTGCGCCAGTGGGTGGCTGAATCTTCAGGTCCTGAAATTGATGAACTGTGTTCAAAGGGGTTAGATCGTTACTCATTAGACACATCACCTCTAGTAAGTCATTTCAGTTTGTTTATACCTTTTATTATAGACTTGATACAAAATTTTCTCAGGTATGATTTTGTCTCTGTCCTCCTCAGTCGATTGTTCCCAGAGACCAATGTGGATACT AGTTTGACATATTCAAAGTCAATGCAACTGGAGACTGATACTAACTATAAGTTGCCTAGTTCTCCTAACACGGATGTACGCTTTGAGAAATGTTATCGCTTGCCTGAGAGGAACCTTTTGGGACAGGAATATGGACTATTCTTGGATGATTATTCATCTTCAAGGTTGAACGTATCAACAAAGACATATCTGTCAAAGTTTGATTCTTCAACCTTTCTTTCCAACTATTATCATCTGCAGAATAAAATAAGGGAGCCTGATTATGAATTTGGAGAAAGGAGCCCAATTTTATACACTCACTGTGACTCAGACGTGGGCTTTCCACTAAAGAGAGATGGATATCATTTCTTGAAGCACCTTAATCAGCTGGATGGATACCAATATCCAAATGAATCTGTTTTAGAAACAGAGCCGCACGCCCTCTTACTGGGTTGGGACTTTGAGAGCAGGATAAATGAGAGGAACTTATCTATTACTTCCGAGAATGAGGAACTGAGCTTGTATCCCAACTCATCAACTTCATGGAGTAATGTTCATCAGAATATAATGGATAATGGGTGTGGTGCAAATGGATTGTGTATGTCATCCTTCTTTCCATTTTATCCTCTAGAGTTAACTCCATTGCTGCCTCCCCCCTTGGAATTGCCCACCCCTTCAGCCAGCTATGGAAATTATTATTCCAGAGAACATTTTCTTAAAGGTGTGGAAGATATAATGGCAGTTTCAAACAATTCTTCTTTACCCTTATTACCTATAGAAAGCCATCAAAATCCAGATGATGATTGCAACTACAACAAGGTATGGAAATGTAGCAGTGCCTTTCTTTCTCCTCAAAATCAACGTTTTATGCACAAGGTGCTCGAAGAGGGTCATGATTATCCTGGTACAGAAGATATAATTTCTTCTGGACTTCATTTCAATTTGGGACAGAAATGCTCAAGAGAGCCTTACTCATCTACTTGTTATGCTATTGAATATCCCCAAAGCGATGTCATATCTTCACACTTTGTTACTACTCGAGACAAGTTTGAGAGCTATCTGGGTAGTTCGAGCCACAGAGGAAGAGGAAGCTTTAATCATCTGAGCGATGATTTGGTTAACATCAGTGAATGGTTACCATTTCAACTCCAATGGTCTCGGGACATAGACAAGTCATGCCCTTTTCCATTGCTACTTGATAGAGCATGGTGGAGTGACTCTGAAGGAGAAACTTTTTATGATGATAACGAGGCAAACTCATTTGATACTACTTCTCTTGCATTTTAG
- the LOC119982094 gene encoding uncharacterized protein LOC119982094 isoform X3, with protein MKRKIFDNEPQHPSRNRGSLPGSSRGRRSTGTLSAMLCRNTDDSSCRKTAKFTDLGNGSLVEDAPLKPLESYRATGFDDPKTSEYAFFKKLKEGTSRRLHSHPSQSENLPTKKFKSSDFLRERTNTVEKSFETFRSPRPVDIAHANDVSFSSLLDNSSQKTESQEKHPEIFFSKRQKLRQWVAESSGPEIDELCSKGRLFPETNVDTSLTYSKSMQLETDTNYKLPSSPNTDVRFEKCYRLPERNLLGQEYGLFLDDYSSSRLNVSTKTYLSKFDSSTFLSNYYHLQNKIREPDYEFGERSPILYTHCDSDVGFPLKRDGYHFLKHLNQLDGYQYPNESVLETEPHALLLGWDFESRINERNLSITSENEELSLYPNSSTSWSNVHQNIMDNGCGANGLCMSSFFPFYPLELTPLLPPPLELPTPSASYGNYYSREHFLKGVEDIMAVSNNSSLPLLPIESHQNPDDDCNYNKVWKCSSAFLSPQNQRFMHKVLEEGHDYPGTEDIISSGLHFNLGQKCSREPYSSTCYAIEYPQSDVISSHFVTTRDKFESYLGSSSHRGRGSFNHLSDDLVNISEWLPFQLQWSRDIDKSCPFPLLLDRAWWSDSEGETFYDDNEANSFDTTSLAF; from the exons ATGAAGAGAAAAATTTTCGACAACGAACCACAACATCCGTCGCGGAATCGAGGTTCACTGCCAGGAAGTTCTCGCGGACGGCGGAGCACAGGAACCCTATCTGCCATGTTATGCCGGAATACCGACG ATTCTAGTTGCAGGAAAACAGCAAAGTTCACAGATCTTGGCAATGGCAGTCTTGTGGAAGATGCTCCTCTCAAGCCCTTAGAAAGTTATCGTGCTACAGGAT TTGATGACCCCAAAACATCTGAGTATGCTTTCTTTAAGAAACTAAAAGAGGGTACTAGCCGCAGATTGCATTCACACCCATCACAATCGGAGAACCTTCCAACAAAGAAATTCAAATCCAGTGACTTTTTGAGAG AGAGGACCAACACCGTTGAGAAAAGCTTTGAGACATTCAGGTCTCCAAGGCCTGTTGACATAGCACATGCTAATGATGTCTCATTCTCCTCGCTTCTTGATAATTCATCACAGAAGACAG AGAGCCAGGAGAAGCATCCAGAGATTTTTTTTAGTAAGAGGCAGAAACTGCGCCAGTGGGTGGCTGAATCTTCAGGTCCTGAAATTGATGAACTGTGTTCAAAGGG TCGATTGTTCCCAGAGACCAATGTGGATACT AGTTTGACATATTCAAAGTCAATGCAACTGGAGACTGATACTAACTATAAGTTGCCTAGTTCTCCTAACACGGATGTACGCTTTGAGAAATGTTATCGCTTGCCTGAGAGGAACCTTTTGGGACAGGAATATGGACTATTCTTGGATGATTATTCATCTTCAAGGTTGAACGTATCAACAAAGACATATCTGTCAAAGTTTGATTCTTCAACCTTTCTTTCCAACTATTATCATCTGCAGAATAAAATAAGGGAGCCTGATTATGAATTTGGAGAAAGGAGCCCAATTTTATACACTCACTGTGACTCAGACGTGGGCTTTCCACTAAAGAGAGATGGATATCATTTCTTGAAGCACCTTAATCAGCTGGATGGATACCAATATCCAAATGAATCTGTTTTAGAAACAGAGCCGCACGCCCTCTTACTGGGTTGGGACTTTGAGAGCAGGATAAATGAGAGGAACTTATCTATTACTTCCGAGAATGAGGAACTGAGCTTGTATCCCAACTCATCAACTTCATGGAGTAATGTTCATCAGAATATAATGGATAATGGGTGTGGTGCAAATGGATTGTGTATGTCATCCTTCTTTCCATTTTATCCTCTAGAGTTAACTCCATTGCTGCCTCCCCCCTTGGAATTGCCCACCCCTTCAGCCAGCTATGGAAATTATTATTCCAGAGAACATTTTCTTAAAGGTGTGGAAGATATAATGGCAGTTTCAAACAATTCTTCTTTACCCTTATTACCTATAGAAAGCCATCAAAATCCAGATGATGATTGCAACTACAACAAGGTATGGAAATGTAGCAGTGCCTTTCTTTCTCCTCAAAATCAACGTTTTATGCACAAGGTGCTCGAAGAGGGTCATGATTATCCTGGTACAGAAGATATAATTTCTTCTGGACTTCATTTCAATTTGGGACAGAAATGCTCAAGAGAGCCTTACTCATCTACTTGTTATGCTATTGAATATCCCCAAAGCGATGTCATATCTTCACACTTTGTTACTACTCGAGACAAGTTTGAGAGCTATCTGGGTAGTTCGAGCCACAGAGGAAGAGGAAGCTTTAATCATCTGAGCGATGATTTGGTTAACATCAGTGAATGGTTACCATTTCAACTCCAATGGTCTCGGGACATAGACAAGTCATGCCCTTTTCCATTGCTACTTGATAGAGCATGGTGGAGTGACTCTGAAGGAGAAACTTTTTATGATGATAACGAGGCAAACTCATTTGATACTACTTCTCTTGCATTTTAG
- the LOC119982094 gene encoding uncharacterized protein LOC119982094 isoform X2 produces the protein MKRKIFDNEPQHPSRNRGSLPGSSRGRRSTGTLSAMLCRNTDDSSCRKTAKFTDLGNGSLVEDAPLKPLESYRATGFDDPKTSEYAFFKKLKEGTSRRLHSHPSQSENLPTKKFKSSDFLRERTNTVEKSFETFRSPRPVDIAHANDVSFSSLLDNSSQKTESQEKHPEIFFSKRQKLRQWVAESSGPEIDELCSKGYDFVSVLLSRLFPETNVDTSLTYSKSMQLETDTNYKLPSSPNTDVRFEKCYRLPERNLLGQEYGLFLDDYSSSRLNVSTKTYLSKFDSSTFLSNYYHLQNKIREPDYEFGERSPILYTHCDSDVGFPLKRDGYHFLKHLNQLDGYQYPNESVLETEPHALLLGWDFESRINERNLSITSENEELSLYPNSSTSWSNVHQNIMDNGCGANGLCMSSFFPFYPLELTPLLPPPLELPTPSASYGNYYSREHFLKGVEDIMAVSNNSSLPLLPIESHQNPDDDCNYNKVWKCSSAFLSPQNQRFMHKVLEEGHDYPGTEDIISSGLHFNLGQKCSREPYSSTCYAIEYPQSDVISSHFVTTRDKFESYLGSSSHRGRGSFNHLSDDLVNISEWLPFQLQWSRDIDKSCPFPLLLDRAWWSDSEGETFYDDNEANSFDTTSLAF, from the exons ATGAAGAGAAAAATTTTCGACAACGAACCACAACATCCGTCGCGGAATCGAGGTTCACTGCCAGGAAGTTCTCGCGGACGGCGGAGCACAGGAACCCTATCTGCCATGTTATGCCGGAATACCGACG ATTCTAGTTGCAGGAAAACAGCAAAGTTCACAGATCTTGGCAATGGCAGTCTTGTGGAAGATGCTCCTCTCAAGCCCTTAGAAAGTTATCGTGCTACAGGAT TTGATGACCCCAAAACATCTGAGTATGCTTTCTTTAAGAAACTAAAAGAGGGTACTAGCCGCAGATTGCATTCACACCCATCACAATCGGAGAACCTTCCAACAAAGAAATTCAAATCCAGTGACTTTTTGAGAG AGAGGACCAACACCGTTGAGAAAAGCTTTGAGACATTCAGGTCTCCAAGGCCTGTTGACATAGCACATGCTAATGATGTCTCATTCTCCTCGCTTCTTGATAATTCATCACAGAAGACAG AGAGCCAGGAGAAGCATCCAGAGATTTTTTTTAGTAAGAGGCAGAAACTGCGCCAGTGGGTGGCTGAATCTTCAGGTCCTGAAATTGATGAACTGTGTTCAAAGGG GTATGATTTTGTCTCTGTCCTCCTCAGTCGATTGTTCCCAGAGACCAATGTGGATACT AGTTTGACATATTCAAAGTCAATGCAACTGGAGACTGATACTAACTATAAGTTGCCTAGTTCTCCTAACACGGATGTACGCTTTGAGAAATGTTATCGCTTGCCTGAGAGGAACCTTTTGGGACAGGAATATGGACTATTCTTGGATGATTATTCATCTTCAAGGTTGAACGTATCAACAAAGACATATCTGTCAAAGTTTGATTCTTCAACCTTTCTTTCCAACTATTATCATCTGCAGAATAAAATAAGGGAGCCTGATTATGAATTTGGAGAAAGGAGCCCAATTTTATACACTCACTGTGACTCAGACGTGGGCTTTCCACTAAAGAGAGATGGATATCATTTCTTGAAGCACCTTAATCAGCTGGATGGATACCAATATCCAAATGAATCTGTTTTAGAAACAGAGCCGCACGCCCTCTTACTGGGTTGGGACTTTGAGAGCAGGATAAATGAGAGGAACTTATCTATTACTTCCGAGAATGAGGAACTGAGCTTGTATCCCAACTCATCAACTTCATGGAGTAATGTTCATCAGAATATAATGGATAATGGGTGTGGTGCAAATGGATTGTGTATGTCATCCTTCTTTCCATTTTATCCTCTAGAGTTAACTCCATTGCTGCCTCCCCCCTTGGAATTGCCCACCCCTTCAGCCAGCTATGGAAATTATTATTCCAGAGAACATTTTCTTAAAGGTGTGGAAGATATAATGGCAGTTTCAAACAATTCTTCTTTACCCTTATTACCTATAGAAAGCCATCAAAATCCAGATGATGATTGCAACTACAACAAGGTATGGAAATGTAGCAGTGCCTTTCTTTCTCCTCAAAATCAACGTTTTATGCACAAGGTGCTCGAAGAGGGTCATGATTATCCTGGTACAGAAGATATAATTTCTTCTGGACTTCATTTCAATTTGGGACAGAAATGCTCAAGAGAGCCTTACTCATCTACTTGTTATGCTATTGAATATCCCCAAAGCGATGTCATATCTTCACACTTTGTTACTACTCGAGACAAGTTTGAGAGCTATCTGGGTAGTTCGAGCCACAGAGGAAGAGGAAGCTTTAATCATCTGAGCGATGATTTGGTTAACATCAGTGAATGGTTACCATTTCAACTCCAATGGTCTCGGGACATAGACAAGTCATGCCCTTTTCCATTGCTACTTGATAGAGCATGGTGGAGTGACTCTGAAGGAGAAACTTTTTATGATGATAACGAGGCAAACTCATTTGATACTACTTCTCTTGCATTTTAG